From a region of the Methylomonas rapida genome:
- a CDS encoding sensor histidine kinase, translating to MKKQPAIDQRLRRRLLPFLLFVITLLLGALLWNRIEGVRKQNFEVATEGARNIFHIIVLTRQWNAEHGGVYAFESDKTTANSYLDHPERELELKDKRKLVLLNPAYMARQIAELAEKDPRLHLRLHITSLRPIRPENTPDAWEALALGQFEQGLQEIASVEQMEGRRYLRYMAPLQVTEACMKCHAKQGYRLGDIRGGISVSLQFAGIEATIRKEILATVINHAVSYGLLLIITWGLVELLARRWRALDDSIETLQETRNELVENEKMASLGRLVAGFAHEINTPVGVAVGAISHGDDTILKLQALLSKDEVTEQELAEELDYLQQSHALALSNLRRAAELVQRFKRTSIDRGSAQKREYQLAELIRDVLMTLQNVLKHASVEVEVHCTERLKLYGTPGLLEQVLTNLITNSVSHGFDDGARPGRIVIKAWQADGRLMIDYRDNGVGMSEEVRQRAFEPFFTTRRGTGGSGLGLYVTYNIVSQQLGGSIQIISVPKTGVCFYIECPIERTP from the coding sequence ATGAAAAAACAACCTGCCATCGATCAACGCTTGCGCCGGCGCTTGCTGCCTTTTTTGTTGTTCGTCATCACGCTTTTGCTGGGAGCGTTGCTTTGGAACCGGATCGAAGGCGTGCGCAAGCAAAATTTCGAGGTGGCCACCGAAGGTGCGCGCAACATTTTCCATATCATCGTGCTGACACGGCAATGGAATGCCGAACACGGTGGGGTGTATGCCTTCGAATCGGATAAAACCACCGCCAACAGCTATCTCGATCATCCTGAACGCGAACTGGAGTTGAAGGACAAGCGCAAGCTGGTGCTGTTGAATCCGGCTTATATGGCAAGGCAAATCGCCGAGCTGGCGGAAAAAGACCCGAGGCTGCATTTACGTTTGCATATTACCAGTTTGCGCCCCATCCGCCCCGAAAACACGCCCGATGCCTGGGAAGCGCTGGCTCTGGGGCAATTCGAACAGGGTTTGCAAGAGATTGCCAGTGTCGAGCAGATGGAAGGGCGGCGCTATCTTCGTTACATGGCGCCACTGCAGGTGACCGAGGCTTGCATGAAATGTCATGCCAAACAGGGGTATCGCTTGGGCGATATACGCGGCGGTATCAGCGTGAGCCTGCAGTTTGCCGGTATTGAGGCAACCATCCGCAAGGAAATCCTGGCGACAGTCATCAATCATGCGGTTTCCTACGGCTTGTTGCTGATTATCACTTGGGGCTTGGTCGAATTGCTCGCCAGACGCTGGCGGGCGCTGGATGACAGCATCGAAACCCTACAAGAGACGCGAAACGAATTGGTCGAGAACGAGAAAATGGCCTCGCTCGGTCGCCTGGTGGCTGGCTTTGCGCATGAAATCAATACGCCGGTTGGGGTTGCCGTCGGCGCCATCAGCCACGGCGATGACACCATCCTCAAATTGCAAGCCTTGCTGAGCAAGGACGAGGTGACCGAGCAGGAATTGGCGGAGGAACTGGATTATCTGCAACAGAGTCATGCCTTGGCGCTTTCGAATTTGCGCCGCGCCGCCGAGTTGGTGCAGCGTTTCAAGCGCACGTCGATTGATCGCGGCTCCGCGCAAAAGCGCGAATACCAGTTGGCGGAATTGATCCGCGATGTGTTGATGACGCTACAGAATGTGTTGAAACATGCATCCGTCGAGGTTGAGGTGCATTGCACCGAACGGCTCAAGCTTTATGGCACGCCAGGATTATTGGAGCAGGTATTGACCAATTTGATCACCAACAGCGTCAGTCACGGCTTCGATGACGGCGCGCGCCCTGGGCGAATCGTCATCAAGGCCTGGCAAGCCGATGGGCGGTTGATGATCGACTATCGCGACAATGGTGTCGGCATGAGCGAGGAAGTAAGGCAAAGGGCTTTCGAACCTTTTTTTACCACGCGCAGGGGGACCGGCGGATCGGGTTTGGGACTTTATGTAACGTATAATATTGTTTCGCAGCAACTCGGTGGTAGCATTCAGATTATTTCCGTACCCAAAACAGGGGTTTGTTTTTACATCGAATGCCCTATCGAGAGAACACCTTAG
- a CDS encoding HD domain-containing phosphohydrolase has translation MKIIRNTGVVTSVDPKPNVPQSLSPESRYCWKILIVDDEPDVRKLTRLSLRDVSFADRTLQFLEAGSRAEAISVLEGHPDVAVALVDVVMESEDAGLKLVEHIRQQLGNALMRIVIRTGQPGVAPERYVIDHYDIDDYKDKTELTASRLYMTVRLALKAYRDLQTIDFNRLGLERMLQAAPELYHLNDAPLSQFFNGMLTQVIGLCRLSGSSHMGSLEGVIAAKEQNEWKVCACTDRFVKSARFSEIHQQCVNSVIHGTLPRGLRTNAEVLPLTISGEPVGYIYIEPIEGLSDIDRKLIQIFARQCSQALENHRLHQCILSSFESAIDMLAEIAEYKDKATGSHVNRLDQYTRAIAMAMGVDEAEARRYGKASRLHDVGKVGVPDHILSKPGKLTDEEFEIIKKHTTLGANILGHDAAFELARQIALSHHERWDGSGYPEGIPARELPLATRIVSVADVFDAMISWRPYKQPWTIREARDVIATGAGTQFDPDVVRAFLQVLDSGGFDDVISQAGEIEEPI, from the coding sequence ATGAAAATTATTCGAAATACGGGCGTGGTTACATCGGTTGACCCAAAGCCTAACGTTCCGCAAAGCCTCTCGCCAGAGTCGCGCTATTGCTGGAAAATTCTGATCGTCGATGACGAGCCCGATGTGCGTAAGTTGACGAGACTGAGTTTGCGCGACGTTAGCTTTGCCGATCGCACCTTGCAATTTCTCGAAGCCGGTTCCAGGGCCGAGGCCATTTCGGTGCTGGAAGGGCATCCCGATGTTGCCGTAGCCTTGGTCGATGTGGTGATGGAAAGCGAGGACGCCGGCCTGAAACTGGTCGAACATATTCGCCAACAATTGGGCAATGCGCTGATGCGTATCGTGATTCGCACCGGGCAGCCGGGCGTGGCGCCGGAACGCTATGTGATCGATCACTATGACATCGACGATTACAAGGATAAAACCGAACTCACCGCCTCCCGGCTTTACATGACGGTGCGCCTGGCCTTGAAAGCCTATCGCGATTTGCAGACCATCGATTTCAACCGCCTCGGGCTGGAGCGTATGCTGCAAGCGGCGCCCGAACTTTATCATCTGAATGACGCCCCGTTGTCGCAGTTTTTCAACGGCATGTTGACGCAGGTCATTGGCTTGTGCCGGCTGTCCGGCTCCAGTCATATGGGGTCGCTGGAAGGCGTCATTGCGGCGAAGGAGCAAAATGAATGGAAGGTTTGCGCATGCACCGACAGATTCGTCAAAAGCGCGCGCTTCAGTGAGATTCATCAACAATGCGTCAATAGCGTAATTCACGGCACGTTGCCCAGAGGTTTGCGTACCAATGCGGAAGTACTGCCGCTGACGATTTCCGGTGAGCCGGTGGGTTATATTTATATCGAGCCCATCGAAGGATTGTCGGACATCGACCGCAAGCTGATACAGATATTTGCCAGGCAGTGCTCCCAGGCCCTGGAAAACCACCGCTTGCACCAGTGCATATTGTCCTCGTTCGAGAGTGCTATCGATATGCTCGCGGAAATCGCCGAATACAAGGACAAGGCCACCGGGAGTCATGTCAACCGCCTTGATCAATATACCCGCGCAATCGCCATGGCCATGGGTGTCGATGAGGCCGAAGCGCGCCGTTACGGCAAAGCCAGCCGCTTGCATGACGTCGGCAAGGTCGGGGTGCCGGATCATATCTTGTCCAAGCCGGGCAAATTGACCGATGAGGAGTTCGAAATCATCAAGAAACATACTACCTTGGGTGCCAATATCCTTGGCCACGACGCGGCCTTCGAACTGGCGCGGCAAATCGCGTTGAGTCATCATGAGCGCTGGGACGGCAGCGGCTATCCCGAAGGCATACCGGCAAGGGAATTGCCGCTGGCCACTCGCATCGTCTCGGTGGCGGATGTCTTCGATGCGATGATCAGCTGGCGGCCTTACAAGCAGCCGTGGACGATTCGCGAGGCCAGGGATGTCATCGCCACCGGCGCCGGTACCCAGTTCGATCCCGATGTCGTGCGCGCGTTTTTACAGGTACTGGATAGCGGCGGATTCGACGACGTCATATCGCAGGCCGGTGAAATCGAGGAACCAATCTGA
- a CDS encoding glutamate-5-semialdehyde dehydrogenase, whose product MDVKHYMQQLGQQARQAGREISKADSGRKNLALLKIAEALSASSAELARENQKDLQAGKDNGLDAASLDRLELTPSRIEAMVEGLNQVAALPDPVGEISQLSYRPSGIQVGQMRVPLGVIGIIYESRPNVTIDAAALCLKAGNACILRGGSESIHSNRAIAQCIGKGLAEAGLPLAAVQVVETTDRAAVGELITMKDYVDVIVPRGGKSLIERISAEATIPVIKHLDGICHVYIDGKADIDKAVAIAMNAKTHRYGVCNAMETLLVAESIAGQVLPILAEKYAEKGVELRGCLRTCSLVKKAVRATEADWHTEYLAPILSIKIVADIDEAIAHINQYSSAHTEAIVTEDYTLARRFLREVDSSSVMVNASTRFADGFEYGLGAEIGISTDKLHARGPVGLEGLTSLKYIVLGDGHIRQ is encoded by the coding sequence ATGGACGTCAAACACTACATGCAGCAACTGGGGCAACAAGCCCGGCAGGCCGGACGCGAGATCAGCAAGGCGGATAGCGGACGCAAGAATTTGGCATTATTGAAAATTGCCGAGGCGCTTTCCGCGAGTAGTGCCGAACTGGCCCGCGAAAATCAAAAAGATTTGCAGGCAGGCAAGGACAATGGACTGGATGCCGCGTCGCTGGATCGTCTTGAACTGACGCCGTCCCGCATCGAGGCCATGGTCGAGGGCTTGAATCAAGTCGCGGCCTTGCCGGATCCAGTCGGTGAAATCAGTCAGTTGAGCTATCGCCCCAGCGGCATTCAAGTGGGGCAGATGCGCGTACCCTTGGGCGTGATCGGCATCATTTACGAATCCAGACCCAATGTCACGATAGACGCGGCGGCCCTGTGTCTGAAAGCCGGCAACGCCTGTATCTTGCGCGGCGGTTCCGAATCGATTCATTCCAACCGCGCGATTGCCCAATGCATAGGCAAAGGTCTGGCCGAAGCCGGTTTGCCCCTGGCCGCGGTGCAAGTCGTCGAAACTACCGACCGGGCGGCCGTGGGCGAATTGATCACGATGAAGGACTATGTCGATGTGATCGTGCCGCGCGGCGGCAAGAGCCTGATCGAACGCATCAGCGCCGAAGCCACGATTCCGGTGATCAAGCATCTGGACGGCATCTGCCACGTCTATATCGACGGCAAGGCAGACATTGACAAGGCCGTGGCCATAGCGATGAACGCCAAGACTCACCGTTACGGGGTCTGCAATGCGATGGAAACCTTGTTGGTCGCCGAAAGCATCGCCGGGCAGGTGTTGCCGATTCTGGCGGAAAAATACGCCGAAAAAGGCGTGGAATTGCGCGGTTGCCTGAGAACCTGTTCCCTGGTCAAAAAAGCCGTGCGCGCGACTGAAGCAGATTGGCATACCGAATATCTGGCGCCGATTTTGTCGATCAAGATCGTCGCCGACATCGACGAGGCGATTGCGCATATCAACCAATACAGCTCCGCGCATACCGAAGCCATCGTCACCGAGGATTACACCCTGGCGCGCCGTTTTCTGCGCGAAGTCGATTCCAGCTCGGTGATGGTGAATGCCTCGACCCGCTTCGCCGACGGTTTCGAATACGGTTTGGGGGCCGAAATCGGCATCAGTACCGACAAGCTGCACGCGCGCGGCCCGGTCGGTTTGGAAGGTTTGACCTCGTTGAAATACATCGTGCTGGGCGACGGTCATATCCGGCAATAA
- the nadD gene encoding nicotinate-nucleotide adenylyltransferase, translating to MIGVYGGTFNPVHYGHLRTALEVKELFDLQQLRLIPCRLPPHRQQPDVDGEMRLGMLELAIAETPGVQTDRRELDRQGASYMVDTLQSLRAENPDAGLILFIGVDAFAGLESWHRWRHLFDYAHVVVMTRPACEMPELSEFLRQRLTEDRGRLHQRTAGCLFFQAVTALDISATAIRELIKAGRNPQFLLPDAVIAYIRRHHLYLSSN from the coding sequence ATGATCGGTGTTTACGGCGGCACCTTCAATCCGGTGCATTACGGTCATTTGCGCACGGCGCTGGAAGTCAAGGAGCTATTCGACCTGCAACAGCTGAGGTTGATACCATGCCGCCTGCCGCCGCATCGGCAACAGCCGGATGTCGATGGCGAAATGCGTCTGGGGATGCTGGAACTGGCCATCGCCGAAACACCAGGGGTGCAAACGGACCGGCGCGAGCTGGATCGCCAGGGCGCCTCTTACATGGTCGATACCTTGCAATCGTTACGCGCGGAAAATCCCGATGCCGGTCTGATATTGTTCATCGGTGTCGATGCCTTCGCCGGCCTGGAGTCCTGGCATCGATGGCGGCATTTGTTCGATTATGCCCATGTCGTCGTGATGACGCGTCCGGCTTGCGAGATGCCGGAGCTGTCCGAATTCTTGCGGCAACGCCTGACTGAAGACCGTGGCAGGCTGCATCAACGGACGGCGGGTTGTTTGTTTTTTCAAGCCGTTACCGCGCTGGACATTTCCGCGACCGCGATACGCGAGCTGATTAAAGCCGGTCGCAATCCGCAATTTTTACTGCCGGATGCCGTCATTGCCTATATCCGGCGGCATCATCTTTATCTTTCCTCGAATTAG
- the rsfS gene encoding ribosome silencing factor: MQSEELLKLVESVLDDRKAHQIKVLDVRKKSSFTDYMVVATATSARHAQALCEYVVEKVKENGLQPMGVEGQPGSDWVLLDLGDVVVHVMTGQAREFYQLEKLWSVSGDKEQ; encoded by the coding sequence ATGCAATCAGAAGAATTATTGAAATTGGTCGAGAGCGTCCTCGACGATCGCAAGGCTCATCAAATCAAGGTACTGGACGTACGCAAAAAGAGCAGCTTTACCGACTACATGGTGGTGGCAACGGCTACGTCGGCGCGTCATGCGCAAGCGTTGTGCGAATACGTCGTTGAAAAGGTCAAGGAAAACGGCCTGCAGCCGATGGGTGTCGAAGGTCAACCGGGGTCGGATTGGGTGCTGCTGGACCTGGGTGATGTTGTCGTGCATGTGATGACCGGTCAGGCTCGCGAGTTTTATCAGTTGGAAAAGCTGTGGTCGGTGTCCGGCGATAAAGAGCAATAG
- a CDS encoding flagella assembly protein FlgT middle domain-containing protein, whose protein sequence is MAGKRWLFLLSLALLAACASVDDKSIETVATSRRQATLHGSAPIVGGDLEGARRAAIDNAIAQASEQLRRDRAESLLAGDIKVVDEWQEGGAFHVQAVAVLSRQKSCQAPYRKKILVTAFPAVNTEQISGTDSQDLYGGIPREIANRLMESGDFIARNMTKTSLYDRPDLAPEIPPSEFHRVPVLLTLARQQDVQLVLAGVIRDFRIEATEYVRGSGILAAVKSVMRDYIARRSIGVDVYVYDGFTGALLFQHRYTDSILGDVSLPQGYTVGSERFESSPAGHKISEIIQQASEDIQQLFACHPFSARVERVGDNRVVIAAGAQDGIRAGDRMTVYSAGDSDTAGMGFTRPIASIVISEVGPSMSAGQLEDSISPGMVRPGDWVRTISTP, encoded by the coding sequence ATGGCTGGTAAACGTTGGCTGTTTTTGTTGTCGCTGGCCTTGTTGGCGGCGTGCGCCAGTGTGGATGACAAATCCATCGAGACGGTGGCTACAAGCAGGCGGCAAGCGACTTTGCACGGCAGCGCGCCGATTGTGGGCGGCGACCTCGAGGGCGCGCGGCGGGCCGCTATCGACAATGCGATCGCGCAAGCATCCGAGCAACTGCGGCGGGATAGGGCGGAGTCACTGTTGGCGGGGGACATCAAAGTCGTCGATGAGTGGCAGGAAGGAGGGGCTTTTCACGTTCAGGCGGTGGCTGTTTTGTCACGGCAAAAATCCTGCCAGGCGCCTTATAGAAAAAAAATTCTGGTAACGGCCTTTCCGGCCGTAAATACCGAGCAAATCAGCGGTACGGACAGCCAGGATCTGTATGGCGGAATTCCGCGCGAAATTGCCAACCGCTTGATGGAAAGCGGCGATTTCATTGCCCGCAACATGACCAAGACGTCTTTGTATGACCGGCCCGATCTGGCGCCTGAAATACCGCCTTCCGAATTTCACCGAGTCCCTGTGCTGCTGACACTGGCCAGGCAGCAAGATGTTCAATTGGTGTTGGCGGGCGTGATCCGTGATTTCAGGATAGAAGCGACCGAGTACGTGCGCGGTTCCGGCATATTGGCGGCGGTCAAGTCGGTGATGCGGGACTATATCGCGCGCCGCAGTATCGGCGTCGATGTCTATGTCTACGATGGTTTTACCGGGGCGTTGCTGTTCCAGCATCGTTACACGGACTCTATATTGGGTGATGTCAGTTTGCCGCAGGGATATACGGTAGGCAGCGAGCGTTTTGAATCGAGTCCGGCGGGACATAAAATCAGCGAAATCATTCAGCAGGCCAGTGAAGATATACAGCAATTGTTTGCCTGTCATCCTTTCTCTGCCCGCGTGGAGCGAGTTGGCGATAACCGGGTCGTGATTGCGGCTGGGGCGCAAGACGGGATCAGAGCGGGCGACAGGATGACGGTCTATTCCGCCGGCGATAGCGACACGGCCGGGATGGGTTTCACCCGTCCGATCGCCAGCATCGTGATATCCGAAGTAGGGCCATCCATGTCCGCCGGTCAGCTCGAAGACAGCATCAGTCCAGGCATGGTGCGGCCCGGTGATTGGGTGCGCACCATTTCGACGCCTTAA
- a CDS encoding Na/Pi cotransporter family protein: protein MIKSSLFFLLLGLLALGFWLSAEFKVIVAGVAVFLFGMLSLQRGFKFFTGGMLERIMRSATNNVLKRLLFGIVTTTLVQSSSLVSVLVISFISAGLLDLAAGIGIIYGANIGTTTGAWLVAGFGLKVDISNYAMPLLAFGVLLQLTRPKSFQGMGHILLGLGFLFLGIQYMKDGFDAFKESIDLSQYAMTGMRGLLLYVLVGIVVTVIIQASGATMVLIIAALATHQISYENALALAIGSNIGTTITAVIGAFGANIGGKRLAGAHVLFNVLTGLLAILFLRQFVFLVDLLCQGLDIANDNYTLKLAMFHTLFNLVGVIIMLPFSDLMARFLEKVMQEKRTAVDSPRFLNTSALQFPDTAVKSVQHETHHLYENATHIMLKAIGLHRRDVYSEQDLNEVIMKYRAIKDYDIDEAYERNVKGLYSAIIEFVSQARFSWEMKQSGRLYWLREANLKLVEAVKDTKHLQKNLLRHSGSYNRYLVDEYQRIRYQIALVIRELQKIKDTVVVNELPLLSLDTLKGRIKEQRQAAIETIENLIREHKISAEAGTSLLNDNAYVYDIQKNLLSMAETVFINHATASVQAEKEMVLTDHEMFEVIQSKAAIDHE, encoded by the coding sequence ATGATCAAAAGCAGTTTGTTTTTCTTGCTTCTGGGTTTATTGGCGTTGGGATTTTGGCTGAGCGCGGAATTCAAAGTCATCGTGGCCGGCGTCGCGGTGTTTCTGTTCGGCATGCTGTCCCTGCAAAGAGGTTTCAAGTTTTTCACCGGCGGCATGCTGGAACGCATCATGCGTAGCGCCACCAATAACGTCTTGAAACGCCTGTTGTTCGGTATCGTCACGACGACGTTGGTACAGTCCAGTTCCTTGGTGTCCGTCCTGGTCATCTCCTTCATCAGTGCCGGGTTGCTCGATCTGGCCGCCGGTATCGGCATCATTTATGGTGCCAACATCGGCACGACCACCGGAGCGTGGCTGGTGGCCGGTTTCGGGCTCAAGGTCGATATTTCCAACTACGCCATGCCGCTTCTGGCCTTTGGGGTTTTGCTGCAACTGACCAGGCCCAAGAGTTTTCAGGGCATGGGGCATATTTTGCTGGGATTGGGGTTTTTGTTTCTCGGCATTCAATACATGAAAGACGGCTTCGATGCCTTCAAGGAAAGCATCGATCTCAGTCAATATGCGATGACCGGCATGCGTGGCTTGTTGCTATATGTGCTGGTCGGCATCGTCGTGACCGTGATCATTCAGGCCAGCGGCGCGACCATGGTCCTGATCATCGCCGCCTTGGCCACCCATCAGATCAGCTATGAAAACGCCCTGGCCCTGGCCATAGGTTCCAACATCGGCACGACGATTACCGCCGTCATCGGGGCCTTCGGCGCCAACATCGGCGGCAAGCGCTTGGCCGGCGCCCACGTCTTGTTCAATGTGCTGACCGGTTTGTTGGCCATCCTGTTTTTACGGCAGTTCGTTTTTCTGGTTGACCTTTTGTGTCAGGGTCTCGATATCGCGAATGACAATTACACTTTGAAACTGGCCATGTTTCATACGCTGTTCAATTTGGTCGGTGTCATCATCATGTTACCTTTTTCCGATCTAATGGCCCGATTTCTGGAGAAAGTCATGCAGGAAAAGCGAACCGCGGTGGACTCTCCGCGTTTTTTGAACACCTCGGCCCTGCAGTTTCCCGATACGGCCGTCAAATCGGTACAGCATGAGACTCATCATTTGTATGAGAATGCCACGCATATCATGCTGAAGGCCATTGGCCTGCATAGGCGCGACGTCTATTCCGAACAGGATTTGAATGAAGTGATCATGAAATATCGCGCCATCAAGGACTATGACATCGACGAGGCCTATGAACGCAACGTCAAGGGTTTGTATAGCGCGATCATCGAATTTGTCAGCCAGGCCCGTTTCAGCTGGGAAATGAAACAGTCAGGCCGTCTTTACTGGCTGCGCGAAGCCAATCTGAAATTGGTCGAGGCAGTCAAGGATACCAAGCATTTACAGAAAAATCTGCTGAGGCACAGCGGCTCCTATAACCGTTATCTGGTCGACGAATATCAGCGCATACGCTATCAGATTGCGCTGGTGATTCGAGAATTACAGAAAATAAAGGATACCGTTGTCGTCAACGAATTGCCGCTCTTATCATTGGATACCCTGAAAGGGCGCATCAAGGAACAACGCCAGGCGGCGATCGAAACCATAGAAAATTTGATTCGGGAGCACAAAATCAGCGCGGAAGCGGGGACTTCATTGCTGAACGACAATGCTTATGTCTATGACATCCAGAAAAATCTGCTCAGCATGGCGGAAACCGTGTTTATCAACCATGCGACCGCGTCGGTGCAGGCCGAAAAAGAAATGGTGTTAACCGATCACGAAATGTTCGAAGTCATTCAATCCAAGGCGGCAATAGATCATGAATAA
- the leuB gene encoding 3-isopropylmalate dehydrogenase, whose protein sequence is MKNYKIAVLAGDGIGPEITAEAIKVLKVIEERNDVKFELMPALFGACAYFETGDAFPQATIDICDQADAILKGTIGLSHEESKKIPVDKQPERGALLPLRRRYNTYANFRPVFLPKSLAHFSPLKPEVIGDGIDLIMVRELVGGLYFGEKEMGVNDKGLRYVRETLEYDEEQIRRIMHEAFKLAQKRRKLLHNIHKSNVLKSSVLWNEVMEEVAKEYPDVQVVNYLVDSAATALCLKPTQFDVMVMENMFGDILSDQGGGILGSLGLMPSACIGPEKAYYEPSHGSAPDIAGKNIANPYSMIGSVAMMLENSFDMAAEAKNVWAAMQGVFADGYSTADLSKPGSGVKMINTQEFGDKVVEKLRAMPKV, encoded by the coding sequence ATGAAAAACTACAAAATCGCAGTCTTGGCCGGCGACGGCATCGGCCCAGAAATCACCGCAGAAGCCATCAAGGTTTTGAAAGTCATCGAAGAACGCAACGACGTCAAATTCGAATTGATGCCGGCGCTGTTCGGCGCCTGCGCCTATTTCGAAACCGGTGACGCCTTCCCGCAAGCGACTATCGACATCTGCGACCAGGCCGACGCCATCCTGAAAGGCACGATAGGCTTGAGCCACGAAGAATCCAAGAAAATCCCGGTCGACAAACAACCTGAGCGTGGCGCCTTGCTGCCGCTGCGTCGCCGTTACAACACTTACGCCAACTTCCGTCCGGTTTTTTTGCCTAAATCACTGGCGCATTTTTCACCTTTGAAACCCGAAGTCATCGGCGACGGCATCGACCTGATCATGGTGCGCGAACTGGTCGGCGGCCTGTATTTCGGTGAAAAGGAAATGGGTGTCAACGACAAGGGCCTGCGTTATGTGCGGGAAACCTTGGAATACGACGAAGAGCAAATCCGCCGCATCATGCACGAAGCCTTTAAGCTGGCGCAAAAGCGCCGCAAGTTGCTGCACAACATTCACAAGAGCAACGTGCTGAAGTCCAGCGTGCTGTGGAACGAAGTCATGGAAGAAGTCGCCAAGGAATACCCCGACGTGCAAGTCGTCAACTATCTGGTCGACTCCGCCGCCACCGCGCTGTGCCTGAAACCGACCCAGTTCGACGTGATGGTCATGGAAAACATGTTCGGCGACATCTTGAGCGACCAAGGCGGCGGCATTCTGGGTTCGCTGGGCTTGATGCCTTCGGCTTGCATAGGCCCTGAAAAAGCTTATTACGAACCGTCACACGGCTCGGCGCCGGACATCGCCGGCAAAAACATCGCCAATCCCTATTCGATGATAGGCTCGGTGGCCATGATGCTGGAAAACAGCTTCGACATGGCGGCAGAAGCCAAAAACGTCTGGGCGGCGATGCAAGGCGTGTTCGCCGACGGTTACTCCACCGCCGATTTGTCCAAACCGGGCAGCGGCGTGAAAATGATCAATACCCAGGAATTTGGCGACAAGGTCGTCGAAAAACTGCGCGCGATGCCGAAGGTTTAA